The following proteins are encoded in a genomic region of Streptomyces lunaelactis:
- a CDS encoding dihydrodipicolinate synthase family protein — protein MTIRLVGVGGELYDYAPRAEPARFVAGGSGPASLASRTVFSAAHVVADPYADAAWDSPAAVDWDATLAFRRHLWSHGLGVAEAMDTAQRGMGLEWPAAAELIRRSAAEAKAVGGAIACGAGTDQLGPGGGSLAEVRGAYEEQLAWVEESGSQAILMASRALTSAARGAEDYLSVYSHLLRQASEPVILHWLGPMFDPALEGYWGSADLDAATSVLLDVIAAHPGKVDGIKISLLDAQREIDLRRRLPEGVRCYTGDDFNYPELIAGDERGFSHALLGIFDPLGPTAAEAVRVLDTGDVSGFRKLLDPTVELARHLFRPPTRFYKTGVVLLAWLAGHQSHFTMVGGLQSARSLPHLCRAYELADGLGLFPDPALAEARMKALLAVHGVVQ, from the coding sequence GTGACGATCCGACTGGTGGGTGTGGGCGGGGAGCTGTACGACTACGCACCGCGCGCGGAGCCCGCCCGCTTCGTGGCCGGCGGTTCGGGGCCGGCCTCCTTGGCCTCCCGTACGGTCTTCTCGGCGGCGCACGTCGTGGCCGATCCCTACGCCGATGCGGCGTGGGACTCGCCCGCCGCCGTCGACTGGGACGCCACGCTCGCCTTCCGCCGCCATCTGTGGTCGCACGGTCTCGGCGTCGCCGAGGCGATGGACACCGCGCAGCGGGGGATGGGCCTGGAGTGGCCGGCCGCGGCGGAGCTGATCCGGCGCTCGGCGGCCGAGGCGAAGGCGGTGGGGGGCGCGATCGCGTGCGGTGCCGGCACCGACCAACTCGGGCCCGGCGGCGGCTCGCTGGCCGAGGTGCGCGGTGCGTACGAGGAGCAGCTGGCGTGGGTCGAGGAGAGCGGCTCCCAGGCGATCCTGATGGCGTCGCGGGCGCTGACCTCCGCTGCGCGGGGAGCTGAGGACTACCTCTCGGTCTACTCCCATCTGCTGCGGCAGGCCTCGGAACCGGTGATCCTGCACTGGCTGGGCCCGATGTTCGACCCGGCGCTGGAGGGCTACTGGGGCTCCGCCGATCTGGACGCGGCCACGTCCGTCCTCCTCGACGTCATCGCCGCGCATCCCGGCAAGGTCGACGGCATCAAGATCTCGCTGCTGGACGCCCAGCGCGAGATCGACCTGCGCCGCCGGCTCCCGGAGGGCGTGCGGTGCTACACCGGCGACGACTTCAACTACCCGGAACTGATCGCGGGCGACGAGCGGGGCTTCAGCCACGCGCTGCTCGGGATCTTCGACCCGCTCGGCCCGACGGCGGCGGAGGCTGTACGGGTGCTGGACACGGGTGATGTGTCCGGGTTCCGGAAACTCCTCGACCCGACGGTCGAGCTGGCCCGGCATCTGTTCCGGCCGCCGACGCGCTTCTACAAGACGGGTGTGGTGCTGCTCGCGTGGCTGGCGGGGCACCAGTCGCACTTCACGATGGTGGGCGGCCTGCAGTCGGCGCGGTCGCTGCCGCATCTGTGCCGGGCGTACGAACTGGCGGACGGGCTCGGCCTGTTCCCGGATCCGGCGCTCGCGGAGGCACGTATGAAGGCCCTTCTCGCGGTGCATGGAGTCGTCCAGTGA
- a CDS encoding Gfo/Idh/MocA family protein, whose protein sequence is MTRRTVRIAMNGVTGRMGYRQHLVRSLLAIREQGGLDLGDGDVLWPEPVLVGRREHALREIAERHGLEHWSTGLDAVLADDGVDIYFDAQVTSARVTAIKQAIAAGKHIYTEKPTATDLAEALELARLADTAGIRHGVVQDKIFLPGLLKLKRLVDGGFFGEILSVRGEFGYWVFEGDWQEAQRPSWNSRAEDGGGIVVDMFPHWEYVLHELFGRVTSVTAQVATHIPQRWDERGKPYAATADDSAYGIFQLEGGAVAQINSSWAVRVMRDELVEFQVDGTHGSAVAGLRRCRVQHRSATPKPVWNPDLPATESFREQWQEVPDNGEFENGFKAQWELFLRHVALGEPYHWNLLAGARGVQLAELGLRSSAEGRRFEVPELSL, encoded by the coding sequence GTGACACGCAGGACAGTGCGGATCGCCATGAACGGCGTCACCGGCCGGATGGGATACCGCCAGCATCTGGTGCGTTCCCTCCTCGCGATCCGCGAACAGGGCGGCCTCGACCTCGGCGACGGCGACGTCCTGTGGCCCGAGCCGGTCCTCGTCGGACGCCGCGAGCACGCCCTGCGCGAGATCGCCGAACGGCACGGCCTGGAACACTGGTCGACCGGCCTGGACGCGGTGCTCGCCGACGACGGCGTCGACATCTACTTCGACGCGCAGGTCACCTCCGCCCGCGTCACGGCGATCAAGCAGGCAATCGCGGCGGGCAAGCACATCTACACCGAGAAGCCGACCGCGACCGACCTCGCGGAAGCCCTGGAACTGGCCCGCCTCGCCGACACCGCCGGCATCAGGCACGGCGTCGTCCAGGACAAGATCTTCCTGCCGGGCCTGCTGAAGCTGAAGCGTCTCGTCGACGGCGGATTCTTCGGCGAAATCCTCTCCGTACGAGGGGAGTTCGGCTATTGGGTCTTCGAGGGCGACTGGCAGGAGGCGCAGCGCCCGAGCTGGAACTCCCGTGCCGAGGACGGCGGCGGCATCGTCGTCGACATGTTCCCGCACTGGGAGTACGTACTTCACGAGCTGTTCGGGCGGGTGACGAGCGTGACGGCGCAGGTCGCCACGCACATCCCGCAGCGCTGGGACGAGCGCGGCAAGCCGTACGCGGCGACCGCGGACGACTCCGCGTACGGCATCTTCCAGCTGGAGGGCGGGGCCGTCGCCCAGATCAACTCCTCCTGGGCGGTACGGGTGATGCGCGACGAACTCGTGGAGTTCCAGGTCGACGGCACCCACGGTTCGGCGGTCGCGGGGCTGCGCCGCTGCCGCGTCCAGCACCGTTCCGCCACTCCGAAGCCGGTGTGGAACCCGGACCTGCCCGCGACGGAGTCCTTCCGCGAGCAGTGGCAGGAGGTGCCGGACAACGGGGAGTTCGAGAACGGCTTCAAGGCGCAGTGGGAGCTGTTCCTGCGCCATGTCGCGCTCGGGGAGCCCTACCACTGGAACCTGCTGGCGGGGGCGCGCGGTGTGCAGCTCGCGGAGCTGGGACTGAGGTCGTCGGCGGAGGGCCGGCGGTTCGAGGTACCGGAGCTGTCGCTGTGA
- a CDS encoding LacI family DNA-binding transcriptional regulator: protein MTVTLADVAARARVSPATVSRVLNGNYPVAASTRERVLRAVDDLDYVLNGPASSLAAATSDLVGILVNDIADPFFGIMAGAAQTEIGGQEGAGRAGGEKLAVVCNTGGSPERELTYLTLLQRQRAAAVVLTGGALEDPDHIAAMTSKLAKLADAGTRVVLCGRPPLSGNDAIVAALAFDNRGGGRRLTEHLLALGHRRIGYVAGPVERTTTRHRLEGHRSALAAAGLDEGQDRLTVHGPYARRSGYDATLELLRRDPELTAIVAANDTVALGACAALRDQGLRIPEDISVAGFDDLPFSVDVVPALTTVRLPLYEAGARAGRLAMGTEAPPPGGIATIGAELMARASTAPPRKG from the coding sequence ATGACAGTCACCCTGGCGGATGTGGCGGCGCGCGCCCGGGTGTCCCCGGCCACCGTCTCCCGTGTGCTCAACGGCAACTATCCGGTCGCGGCATCGACGCGGGAACGCGTGCTGCGCGCCGTCGACGACCTCGACTACGTACTGAACGGCCCGGCCAGCTCGCTCGCCGCCGCCACCTCCGACCTGGTCGGCATCCTCGTCAACGACATCGCCGACCCCTTCTTCGGGATCATGGCCGGGGCCGCCCAGACCGAGATCGGCGGACAGGAGGGGGCCGGGCGCGCGGGCGGCGAGAAGCTCGCCGTCGTCTGCAACACCGGAGGCTCGCCGGAGCGCGAACTGACCTATCTCACCCTGCTCCAGCGGCAGCGGGCCGCGGCCGTCGTGCTGACCGGCGGCGCACTGGAGGACCCGGACCACATCGCGGCGATGACCTCGAAGCTGGCGAAGCTCGCGGACGCGGGGACCCGGGTGGTGCTGTGCGGACGGCCGCCACTGTCCGGGAACGACGCCATCGTCGCCGCGCTCGCCTTCGACAACCGGGGCGGCGGGCGGCGGCTCACCGAGCATCTGCTCGCCCTCGGGCACCGCAGGATCGGATATGTCGCGGGGCCCGTGGAGCGCACCACGACCCGGCACCGGTTGGAGGGCCACCGGTCCGCGCTGGCCGCCGCGGGGCTGGACGAGGGGCAGGACCGGCTGACCGTGCACGGCCCGTACGCCCGCCGCTCCGGCTACGACGCGACGCTCGAACTGCTGCGCCGGGACCCGGAGTTGACGGCGATCGTGGCCGCCAACGACACCGTCGCGCTGGGCGCCTGCGCGGCCCTGCGCGACCAGGGCCTGCGCATCCCTGAGGACATCTCGGTGGCCGGCTTCGACGACCTGCCGTTCTCGGTGGACGTGGTGCCCGCGCTGACGACCGTACGACTGCCGCTGTACGAGGCGGGGGCGCGGGCGGGCCGGCTGGCGATGGGCACGGAGGCGCCGCCGCCAGGGGGCATCGCGACGATCGGCGCGGAGCTGATGGCCCGGGCGTCGACGGCACCACCGCGGAAGGGGTGA
- a CDS encoding bifunctional helix-turn-helix transcriptional regulator/GNAT family N-acetyltransferase codes for MPIQEIRAFNRFYTNLIGALDYSKHLYTPYTLTESRVLYELAHSPRTDAADLRAELSLDAGYLSRMLAKFERDGLVARAPSEVDPRRQRITLTAHGREAAALLDERSREAVGSLLAKVPADVRPRLVEATRTVREILGGDRPAHREGPVLRDPGPGDLGWVVQRHGALYAAEYGWNADFEGLVARIVADFAQDHDPHLERVWIAELDGRPVGSVMCVRDDAPATARLRLLLVEPEARGHGLGDRLVRGVVDFARDVGYRELVLWTNDVLTGARRIYQRAGFTLVAEKPHRSYGVDLVGQDWRLPLQEGTIK; via the coding sequence ATGCCGATCCAAGAAATCCGCGCCTTCAACCGCTTCTACACCAACCTCATCGGCGCGCTCGACTACAGCAAGCACCTCTACACCCCGTACACCCTCACCGAATCCCGCGTGCTGTACGAACTCGCCCACAGCCCGCGTACCGACGCCGCCGACCTGCGTGCCGAACTCTCCCTGGACGCCGGGTACTTGAGCAGGATGCTCGCCAAGTTCGAGCGGGACGGCCTGGTCGCGCGGGCGCCCTCCGAGGTCGATCCACGGCGGCAGCGGATCACCCTCACCGCGCACGGGCGCGAGGCCGCCGCCCTGCTCGACGAGCGGTCGCGGGAGGCCGTGGGGTCGCTGTTGGCCAAGGTGCCCGCGGACGTGCGGCCGCGGCTGGTCGAGGCGACGCGGACCGTGCGCGAGATCCTCGGCGGCGACCGGCCCGCCCACCGTGAAGGTCCCGTCCTGCGCGACCCCGGGCCCGGCGACCTCGGCTGGGTCGTACAGCGGCACGGTGCGCTGTACGCCGCCGAGTACGGGTGGAACGCCGACTTCGAGGGCCTCGTCGCCCGTATCGTCGCGGACTTCGCGCAGGACCACGACCCCCATCTGGAGCGGGTGTGGATCGCCGAGCTGGACGGCCGGCCGGTGGGCTCGGTCATGTGCGTACGGGACGACGCGCCCGCCACCGCACGGCTGCGGCTGCTCCTCGTCGAGCCGGAGGCCCGCGGCCATGGCCTCGGCGACCGGCTCGTCCGCGGCGTCGTGGATTTCGCGCGCGATGTGGGGTACCGGGAACTGGTGCTGTGGACCAATGACGTACTGACCGGAGCCCGCCGGATCTACCAGCGGGCGGGCTTCACCCTCGTCGCCGAGAAACCGCACCGCTCGTACGGCGTGGACCTCGTCGGCCAGGACTGGCGGCTGCCCCTTCAGGAAGGAACGATCAAGTGA
- a CDS encoding sugar phosphate isomerase/epimerase family protein has product MKFAFSTLGVPGMPIADVVQLAADTGYQGVELRAHPEEPVHLSMGMRERAAVVREFERAGVEILTVCGYARVAAAEADGPVGEELDELLWLAKDLGAPQVRVFPGGGDQDPATADAIAARRLGAAAETAAGLGVRILLETHDSHRSGAAVSRVLGPVGHKNAGAIWDVLHPWLAGEAPATTHAALSPFLGYVQVKDVASADDLTPLPLGAGVLPLAECLATLTEETWLCWEYEKRWNPGVAELPGLLAPGREHLEGLIVRRDEK; this is encoded by the coding sequence GTGAAGTTCGCCTTCTCGACGCTCGGTGTACCGGGCATGCCGATCGCCGACGTGGTCCAGCTCGCCGCCGACACCGGATACCAGGGCGTGGAGCTGCGCGCCCACCCCGAGGAGCCGGTGCATCTGAGCATGGGGATGCGCGAACGGGCTGCCGTGGTGCGGGAGTTCGAGCGAGCCGGCGTGGAGATCCTGACAGTCTGCGGGTACGCGCGCGTCGCGGCGGCGGAAGCCGACGGGCCGGTCGGCGAAGAGCTCGACGAACTGCTCTGGCTGGCAAAGGACTTGGGAGCACCGCAGGTACGCGTCTTCCCGGGCGGCGGCGATCAGGACCCGGCCACCGCCGACGCGATCGCCGCGCGCCGGCTGGGTGCGGCGGCGGAGACCGCGGCCGGCCTGGGCGTACGGATCCTGCTGGAGACCCACGACTCGCACCGCAGCGGCGCCGCCGTGTCCCGCGTCCTGGGGCCGGTCGGCCACAAGAACGCGGGCGCGATCTGGGACGTACTGCACCCCTGGCTGGCGGGCGAGGCCCCGGCCACGACACATGCCGCACTCTCCCCGTTCCTTGGGTATGTCCAGGTCAAGGACGTGGCCTCGGCCGACGACCTGACCCCGCTCCCCCTCGGCGCGGGCGTGCTGCCGCTCGCCGAGTGCCTGGCGACGCTCACCGAGGAGACATGGCTGTGCTGGGAATACGAGAAGCGCTGGAATCCGGGGGTGGCGGAGCTGCCGGGGCTGCTGGCGCCGGGGCGGGAACACCTGGAGGGCCTCATCGTCCGTCGCGACGAGAAATGA
- a CDS encoding glycoside hydrolase family 3 protein, translated as MHDRSLPRHASSTASRHVSRRTLLAATTAGAAATVATASPALARPSQHDRLRHLKRLISRMSLEEKVGQLFVMRVYGHSATGPDQADVELNLAEIGVRSAAELIAKYHVGGIIYFIWAHNTRDPHQIADLSNGIQRAGLAQPTPVPLLISTDQEHGIVARVGKPATLLPGAMALGAGGSRSDARTAARIAGAELAALGILQNYAPVADVNINPANPVIGVRSFGADPGAVAGLVAAQVRGYQSAGIAATCKHFPGHGDTTVDSHTGIPVITHTREEWERTDAPPFRAAIAAGIDSIMTAHIQFPALDASNDPATLSRPILTGILREELGYDGVVVTDALNMQGVRDKYGDHRVPVLALAAGVDQLLNPPNLAVAWNGVLSAVKSGEISVARIEESILRILRLKEKLGLFREPFVSHRGVDRTVGARPHLAAADRIAEGTTTLLVNQDRLLPLSRRGQRSLLVVGADPASPTGTTGPPTAVLAKALTELGFSASALPTGTAPTAAKIDEAVAAASGKDAVIVGTYNVSATSSQRTLVARLVATGVPVIAVAIRNPYDIARLGGVGAALATYSWTDVELRAAARVIAGRAGPEGRLPVPVQRADDPTRVLYETGYGLSYD; from the coding sequence ATGCACGACCGGAGCCTCCCCAGACACGCTTCCAGCACCGCTTCCAGGCACGTCTCCCGACGCACCCTCCTCGCCGCGACCACCGCAGGCGCCGCCGCAACCGTCGCCACCGCATCACCCGCCCTCGCCCGCCCCTCCCAACACGACCGCCTCCGCCACCTCAAGCGCCTCATCTCCCGGATGAGCCTCGAGGAAAAGGTCGGGCAGCTTTTCGTGATGCGGGTCTACGGGCACTCCGCCACCGGCCCCGATCAGGCCGACGTCGAGTTGAACCTCGCGGAGATCGGCGTACGCAGCGCCGCCGAGCTCATCGCCAAGTACCACGTCGGCGGCATCATCTACTTCATCTGGGCGCACAACACCCGCGACCCGCACCAGATCGCCGACCTCTCCAACGGCATCCAGCGCGCCGGGCTCGCCCAGCCCACCCCCGTGCCGCTGCTCATCTCCACCGACCAGGAGCACGGCATCGTGGCTCGCGTGGGCAAGCCCGCCACCCTGCTGCCCGGCGCGATGGCGCTCGGCGCGGGCGGGTCCCGGTCCGACGCCCGTACCGCCGCGCGGATCGCCGGGGCCGAGCTGGCCGCGCTGGGCATCCTCCAGAACTACGCTCCCGTCGCCGACGTCAACATCAACCCGGCCAATCCGGTCATCGGCGTACGGTCCTTCGGCGCCGACCCGGGCGCCGTCGCCGGGCTGGTCGCGGCCCAGGTCCGCGGCTACCAGAGCGCCGGCATCGCCGCGACCTGCAAGCACTTCCCGGGGCACGGCGACACCACCGTCGACAGTCACACGGGCATTCCGGTCATCACCCACACCCGTGAGGAGTGGGAGAGGACCGACGCCCCACCGTTCCGGGCGGCCATCGCCGCCGGGATCGACTCGATCATGACGGCGCACATCCAGTTCCCCGCGCTGGACGCGAGCAACGACCCGGCCACCCTCTCCCGCCCCATTCTCACCGGCATCCTGCGCGAAGAGCTCGGCTACGACGGCGTGGTGGTCACCGACGCGCTCAACATGCAGGGCGTACGGGACAAGTACGGGGACCACCGGGTGCCGGTGCTCGCGCTCGCAGCCGGTGTGGACCAGCTGCTCAACCCGCCCAACCTGGCCGTCGCCTGGAACGGCGTCCTCAGCGCCGTCAAAAGCGGCGAGATCAGCGTGGCCCGCATCGAGGAATCGATCCTCCGCATCCTCCGGCTCAAGGAAAAACTGGGCCTGTTCCGCGAACCGTTCGTCTCCCACCGGGGCGTGGACCGCACCGTCGGCGCCCGCCCGCACCTCGCCGCCGCGGACAGGATCGCCGAGGGAACGACCACGCTCCTGGTCAACCAGGACCGGCTGCTGCCACTGAGCCGCCGCGGACAGCGCAGCCTGCTCGTGGTCGGCGCCGACCCCGCGTCGCCCACCGGGACGACCGGACCGCCGACCGCCGTGCTGGCGAAGGCCCTCACCGAACTGGGCTTCTCAGCAAGCGCCCTGCCCACCGGGACCGCCCCGACCGCCGCGAAGATCGATGAGGCGGTGGCGGCGGCGAGCGGCAAGGACGCGGTGATCGTCGGTACGTACAACGTCTCGGCGACCAGCAGCCAGCGCACCCTGGTGGCCCGGCTCGTCGCGACCGGAGTGCCGGTCATCGCCGTCGCCATCCGCAATCCGTACGACATCGCCCGGCTCGGCGGCGTCGGGGCCGCCCTCGCCACGTACTCCTGGACCGATGTCGAGCTGCGGGCCGCCGCCCGGGTGATCGCGGGCCGCGCCGGTCCCGAGGGGCGGCTGCCCGTGCCCGTACAGCGCGCGGACGATCCGACCCGGGTGCTGTACGAGACCGGCTACGGCCTGTCGTACGACTGA
- a CDS encoding S28 family serine protease, which produces MRKALRWLLTLVVLIGTVSAAGSTAGAATAAEPATGTDIKDRILAIPGMSLIEEKPYPGYRYFVLNYTQPVDHRHPDKGTFKQRITLLHKDTNRPTVFFTSGYNVSTTPRRSEPTAIIDGNQVSLEYRFFTPSRPDPANWSKLDIWQAASDQHRVFTALKKVYAKNWLATGGSKGGMTATYYERFYPRDMDGIVAYVAPNDVVNQEDSAYDRFFTKVGTKECRDKLNAVQREALVRREPLEARYQAAAATEGYTFTTVGSLDKAYEAVVLDYVWAFWQYSLVADCEAIPVAATATDQEIYDSIDAISGFSFYTDQGLGTYTPYYYQAGTELGSPDIKQPHLGNLSRYGYQPPRNFVPRDIPMHFKPWVMDDVDSWVRHNARRMMFVYGQNDPWGAEQFRLGRTARDSYVYVAPGANHGANVAGLVAEQKAKATASILKWAGVAPAAVQEDAAKAKPLTTYDAKLDKRDIEREPTLRP; this is translated from the coding sequence ATGCGCAAGGCGCTCAGATGGCTGCTGACGCTCGTGGTGCTCATAGGCACCGTGAGTGCGGCCGGTTCGACGGCCGGGGCGGCTACCGCCGCGGAGCCGGCGACCGGCACGGACATCAAGGACCGGATCCTCGCGATCCCGGGCATGAGTCTCATCGAGGAGAAGCCGTACCCGGGTTACCGGTACTTCGTCCTCAACTACACACAGCCGGTCGACCACCGGCACCCGGACAAGGGCACGTTCAAGCAGCGGATCACCCTGCTGCACAAGGACACCAACCGCCCCACCGTCTTCTTCACCTCCGGCTACAACGTGAGCACCACGCCGCGCCGCAGTGAGCCGACGGCGATCATCGACGGCAACCAGGTCTCCCTGGAGTATCGGTTCTTCACCCCCTCCAGGCCGGACCCGGCCAACTGGTCCAAGCTGGACATCTGGCAGGCCGCCAGCGACCAGCACCGCGTCTTCACGGCGCTGAAGAAGGTCTACGCCAAGAACTGGCTCGCCACGGGCGGTTCCAAGGGCGGCATGACCGCCACGTACTACGAGCGCTTCTACCCGCGTGACATGGACGGCATCGTCGCGTACGTCGCGCCCAACGACGTGGTGAACCAGGAGGACTCGGCGTACGACCGGTTCTTCACGAAGGTCGGCACCAAGGAGTGCCGGGACAAGCTCAACGCGGTCCAGCGCGAGGCGCTGGTGCGCCGCGAGCCGCTGGAGGCCAGGTACCAGGCCGCCGCGGCCACCGAGGGCTACACCTTCACGACCGTCGGCAGCCTCGACAAGGCGTACGAGGCCGTCGTCCTCGACTACGTCTGGGCCTTCTGGCAGTACAGCCTGGTGGCGGACTGCGAGGCGATCCCGGTCGCCGCCACCGCCACCGACCAGGAGATCTACGACTCCATCGACGCGATCTCCGGCTTCTCCTTCTACACCGACCAGGGCCTGGGGACGTACACGCCGTACTACTACCAGGCAGGCACCGAGCTGGGTTCGCCCGACATCAAGCAGCCGCACCTGGGCAACCTGAGCCGGTACGGGTACCAGCCGCCGCGGAACTTTGTGCCGCGGGACATCCCGATGCACTTCAAGCCGTGGGTGATGGACGACGTCGACAGCTGGGTGCGGCACAACGCCCGGCGGATGATGTTCGTCTACGGCCAGAACGACCCCTGGGGTGCTGAGCAGTTCAGGCTCGGCAGGACCGCGCGCGACAGCTATGTGTACGTCGCGCCCGGCGCCAACCACGGCGCCAATGTGGCCGGTCTGGTGGCGGAGCAGAAGGCGAAGGCCACGGCCTCGATCCTGAAGTGGGCGGGCGTCGCCCCGGCCGCCGTGCAGGAGGACGCGGCGAAGGCGAAGCCGCTGACCACGTACGACGCGAAGCTCGACAAGCGGGACATCGAGCGGGAGCCGACGCTGAGGCCGTAG